In Miscanthus floridulus cultivar M001 chromosome 8, ASM1932011v1, whole genome shotgun sequence, the sequence atcacaaatAAACGGTTAAAAATGAAATATATATGTAGCGAGCAGCAAGGGATACATTACTAATTGCTGTCACGTCTATCATTTGTTTGATGTGTACAAAAATAGATCAAAACAGATCAAAAAGAATCATCAGAAAAGATATACAATAGAGAagtgatgaaagaaaaaaaaagaaagaaaaagtacTTCTTGCATTGTGTGTGTATATACACTACTACTGTAATGATTTTACGCAGCGGGCGAAAtcggttttccgcggcgggcaaagctgtcCGCCGTGGTTCAAAGGCCACGGGAAATCATGGCTTTACCGCAGCGGGCCAACTTGCCTCGCCACGGTAACCGTGGCGGGCAGGTTaggatgcccgccgcggttaatggtttggaaaaaacaaaaaaaaccctaGCGAGCCCAATTGAGCCCATCGCCAGGCCCAATCGAGCCCGCTGTCAGGTGCATCGGATCTGCTACGGACGCGCTCGCTGTCGTCATCCTTGTGTGTGGATCTCGCCGGCCTCTGCCTCCTCGTGCCGATGGAGCTCGCAGACCCGCTCGCAGTCATCGTCCTCGTGCGTATGGATCTCGCCGGCCTCCGCCTCCTCGCGTCGCCAGAGCTCGCGGACCCGCCTGGACCAGCCCACAGGATCTGCGTTGCCGTCGATTGGGAGGGAGGGAGCCACCGCCCCGACGTGGATCCGCGACGTCTCCGCGGGTTGGGGCCGCCCCCCTCCGAGGATCCGTGCCGACGCCGCCCAGCCGTGGATCTGCAAGAGTGTGAGTGTGAGGGACGAGATCTACCGTTGAtctgagagagaagagagagggctCCATGCCGCATACCTCTCCTTGCGCCGGATCTGCCGCCACCGTCGGGGCCTCCACGCCGTCCGGAGTAGGGAGAGGAAAGGATGCCATcggggcctccaccgccgccgtcggggcctccaccaccggccggaggagggagaggaagaggcgtcgtcggggcctccaccgccgccattggGGCCTCCACCACCGGCCGGAGGAGGGAGAGGCCGGAAGGGGCGCCGTCGGGGCGTCCATCGCCGCCGTCGTTGGAGTGGGGAGGAAGAGAGTGGGGAGGAACAGACAGAGGGAGGAAGGAAGCGACTGCGCAAGGGAGGGAGGAAGAGACAGAGGGAGGAAGAGAGTGGGGAGGCCGGCTGCACCCAAAACCCTAAGTAGCTATATATACGTGTAGATGAATATCGGGCCAGCTTGGGCCTAATGGGTCGAGGCCTTTTCCGTGGCGGGCTTTTAAcgttgtccgccacggtaaatcaatttaccatggcggacgtcttaagtagcccgctgcggtaaatcgatttaccgtggcaggCAAAAGTGCACGCTGCGATAAATAAAAAatacccgccgcggtaaatcgttgGATTAACCGCAGCGGACAAAAATAGGTGCCCGCCGCGGAATGTAAAAGTGCAACGCTGCGCAAaatcgtttgtgtagtagtgatataTACTAGTAATCAACGTGCGATTATATAATTTGTATATAAaaacgcacgcacgcacacgtCGTTGTCTGCGGAACGCTGTGAAGTGATCGAGACCAGCACGTCGTACGTAATACAGTTGTAATGGTATAAATAGAACGCACCTCCTCCTGCTTCTCCAAACCACCAAGACGCACGCAACCATCCATCCCCGAGAGCGCGAGTGCGACCGCTAGCTACCTGCTGGTACATACATAGGTGTCGTCGTCGACGTCCATGGGGAGCGCACCGGCCACCGTCCACGAGATGAGGGGTGCGCACCGACCATGGGGAGCGCACCGGCCACCGTTCACGTATGATGCTCACAAACCGGTACATCTTCACATgtgcacatgtggagatgtcctggttcgTGAGCATCGTATATGACAACGTGCtcaaaactttttcaaattttttccacgacatacgcatacgatacggtgacaactcgacaagtttcatgatttttggaattcattcgcattttatacaattaaaaaaccactcccacacAAGTTgacggcgttgccccgtgagcacgttaatcgaaatttcgagacagttcctggatttagcttaaatttacactaagaaacatggataacattttttgaacgaatgtaatccattattcaatgcacctacagttcaaacttacattttctataaaaattcaacaaaacaaaataaactatagaaatatgtcaaaaggcaatgaaaatgtcccaaatttaaacatttTGTTTGTGGTAGtctactaaagcttcaaaaaaaattggtggcaaaaaaaccaaaaaaaaaattattttgccgagtgcctagggttggcactcggcaaagtaataactttgtcgagtgccgcccagctggcactcggcaaagagctgctgaattttttttaaaacttcaccgagtgccagatcacgacactcgccgaagaaaattgactttgccgagtgccgccgatctggcactcggcaaagccgcccttATCCCTTCACCCGCGCCCGAccggcgcgctctctctctctctctctctctctctttctctcatttctctctccctcagccgccgccgccgcacatcACCGGCACGCGCCtccgccccggccaccgcgcctccccgcgTGGGCCCCCGCGGCGCCCGTCCCCGTCCACCTCCCCGCGCCGACGGCCCGCGCAGCCCGTCCCCGTCCGCCTCCCCGCACCGGGTTCTCGCGCGGCCGCCTGCGCGGCCTCCCCGTGCGGCGGCCCCTCGCCGGCCGACGCCCCCAGGCCGCCTCCCCGCGCGGGCCCTAGCGCCACCGCGGGGCACCCCGCGTGGGCCCTAGGGCCGCCGCGGGGCGCCCCGCCGGCGGCCACCGCCCCCGCCCGGCCTCCACCGCCTGCGTCGGCCCCCTCGGCGGCCACCTCCCCCACTTCCGCGCCCCCCTCggcggccacctcccccgccGGCAGCCACCGCCCTCGCCGGCggccactgcagaagagaggaggaggaggcgcgccgcggcccccgcccccgcccggcCTCCACCGCCCGCCCAGCCTCCACCGCCCGTGCCAGCCCCCTTggcggccacctcccccgccTGCGCGCCCCCCTCAGTGACCACTTCCCCCGTCGGCGGCCACTGCCCCCGCCGGTGGCCACTgcaaaagagaggaggaggaggcaggggagaagagaggagaaggggagaagagaggaggaggggagaagagaggaggagaaggagaaggagagaaggaaggtgccggcctaggcccgtcgaccctcacgccgctgcggtcatccccgccgtcgtcgccgaccctcgttgttgccattcttatcacgaaggtatgccctacacctgtagtagttagtagtagtacttagtagtgttagtagtagttagtaagtagtagtagttagtagttagtagtgttagtagtattgttagtagtaagtagtgatagtagtagtgttagtagtagtagtgttagtgttagtagtagtagtagtggtagtagtacttgttgttgtactacttcgatactttcatctgcatggaaagagaactaaagtacatggctcatcttggtatatatatgtttgttggccttcgtgcctatgtttggtatatatgtggttgttggccatcacGCCTATGTTTCTTGcaagttttggaaacctccccgtgcaggggaggtgctgccgaaattttcaatggattctaacctattgcctttttatgtaggagaaggacccgtgggagggactcggcgaccccgatcgtcttcgtcggcgttgcTGGTCTGCttgcaccgcatcgcctcgccactgcaccgacacgccactgccccgctagcctaactccaccgccaccctaggtataaccccctcctcctttgcatgcatgttttatatggtcacgtagTGGAAGTTGTGTCTGGAACGGGCCAgcacatcaatggcaccctaggccttctgattcggcagcactaccctggcatggtcacctaTGCCTCGGTGACTTCGCCGCCCTGGACATGGGACCACTTCTATGCCGCCGAGGACAGCGAGTTCGGCACCgttgcggcgcggatcaaggccgagttctgggtgagtcttcatcacactaaattggtcaatactacgcattcattggtcgttcttgaaataatgaaatgatacatgatgtctgtatgcaggaatTCTTTAGGTGcgacgaagggtttgaggacTGGGCGGTGCGAGTGCAGGACAACGTCTGTAGGTCCTGACTCTCGGACCTGTACCACGAGACgcggctccagtgcatcatcaactacagcaCCGAtgtccttggtcaggtggtgaggaaggccgatgccaggaccaggacgctcaccaaggagcagtacctctcgGTAAGTATGAAACATTAATAttgactccttccatgaagaataggtaggctttatttcatcttctgacatatcaataactt encodes:
- the LOC136470105 gene encoding extensin-like, which encodes MGSAPATVHEMRGAHRPWGAHRPPFTYDAHKPPPPPHITGTRLRPGHRASPRGPPRRPSPSTSPRRRPAQPVPVRLPAPGSRAAACAASPCGGPSPADAPRPPPRAGPSATAGHPAWALGPPRGAPPAATAPARPPPPASAPSAATSPTSAPPSAATSPAGSHRPRRRPLQKRGGGGAPRPPPPPGLHRPPSLHRPCQPPWRPPPPPARPPQ